The following proteins are co-located in the Brevibacillus laterosporus DSM 25 genome:
- the aroH gene encoding chorismate mutase, whose translation MSKVRGVRGATTVILNDKSEILEATAELLREMVQKNEIETDDIASVIITMTEDLDVVFPAQAAREFLNWEHVPLMCAKEIPVAGSLKNCIRVMLHINTDKSPHEIKHIFLREAVRLRPDLVKE comes from the coding sequence ATGAGTAAGGTTAGAGGGGTCCGTGGTGCGACAACGGTCATCCTAAATGATAAAAGCGAAATTTTAGAGGCAACAGCAGAGCTTTTGCGTGAGATGGTGCAAAAAAATGAAATTGAAACCGACGATATAGCGAGCGTTATTATAACTATGACAGAGGATTTGGATGTTGTATTTCCCGCTCAGGCTGCCCGTGAATTTCTGAATTGGGAGCATGTTCCACTTATGTGTGCAAAAGAAATTCCTGTGGCGGGTAGTTTAAAGAACTGTATCCGTGTCATGCTACACATCAATACTGATAAGTCTCCACATGAAATTAAACATATTTTTCTTCGGGAAGCAGTTCGCTTACGTCCAGATTTAGTAAAAGAATAG
- the aroB gene encoding 3-dehydroquinate synthase: protein MEKRTLVVDLNERAYPIHIGAGLLSQTPALLQEANIKATQKLFLITDAHVAQHYLKPLQLDLEQAGYQVFSHIVLAGEKAKQFAVYEEVMTAAIEAGLDRKSVVLALGGGVVGDLAGFVAATYMRGIDFVQIPTSLLAHDSSVGGKVAINHRLGKNLIGAFHQPLMVIYDVATLQTLPPREISAGFAEVVKHGLISDKGFVGWLEEHAEGLMELDAELVSEAIYRGCTVKAAVVAKDETEQDIRMTLNLGHTFGHAFEALTGYGQLNHGEAISIGMVLAARYAESIGMAPEGVTECTQRVLAAFGLPTQWPKELHPEDVLRAMHLDKKGVAGTLTLILPTSMEHVEIVPRVEEKDVLRFMSEEWEESQQ, encoded by the coding sequence ATGGAAAAACGTACGTTAGTAGTTGACTTGAATGAAAGAGCGTATCCGATTCATATTGGGGCGGGTTTGTTGAGCCAGACACCTGCCCTATTGCAGGAGGCAAACATCAAAGCTACGCAAAAGTTATTCCTAATTACAGATGCTCATGTAGCGCAACATTATTTGAAGCCATTACAACTTGACTTAGAACAAGCGGGTTACCAGGTTTTTTCCCACATTGTTTTAGCTGGTGAAAAAGCGAAACAGTTTGCTGTCTATGAAGAGGTAATGACAGCTGCTATTGAGGCAGGACTTGATCGCAAATCTGTTGTGCTTGCGTTAGGCGGTGGAGTTGTAGGTGATTTGGCTGGCTTTGTAGCGGCTACATACATGCGTGGAATTGATTTTGTGCAAATTCCCACAAGCTTATTGGCTCATGATAGCTCGGTAGGTGGCAAGGTAGCGATTAATCATCGACTAGGTAAGAATTTAATTGGAGCTTTTCACCAACCCCTGATGGTAATTTACGATGTGGCCACTCTACAAACATTACCACCTAGAGAAATCTCGGCAGGTTTTGCGGAAGTGGTTAAGCATGGCCTGATCTCAGATAAAGGATTTGTGGGATGGCTGGAGGAGCATGCGGAAGGTCTGATGGAGCTGGATGCTGAACTGGTTAGTGAAGCAATCTATCGTGGCTGCACAGTAAAAGCGGCGGTGGTAGCCAAAGATGAGACTGAGCAAGATATTCGCATGACCTTAAATTTGGGTCATACCTTTGGCCATGCCTTTGAAGCGTTAACTGGTTATGGTCAGCTCAATCATGGTGAAGCAATCTCGATCGGGATGGTCTTAGCTGCCCGTTATGCAGAATCTATTGGAATGGCGCCAGAAGGTGTAACAGAGTGTACACAAAGAGTACTTGCAGCCTTTGGACTCCCAACTCAATGGCCAAAAGAATTACATCCAGAAGATGTTTTGAGGGCAATGCATCTGGATAAAAAGGGCGTAGCAGGTACACTTACACTTATTTTACCAACATCTATGGAGCATGTAGAGATTGTGCCTAGGGTAGAAGAAAAAGATGTACTACGGTTTATGAGCGAAGAGTGGGAGGAATCACAACAATGA
- the trpE gene encoding anthranilate synthase component I, which produces MLEPTFQEVQHYASTHNFIPIRLTLLADQETPISLYQKCTEEAAFLLESVEGGGHWSRYSFIGLRPFLRLEAIDQKVTLLKESGEREQCNRNPMEVLRELCQQYRAPSIHDFPPLTGGAIGYLGYNTLRYVETQLPKHQNHPLDIPDMHVVFVDEMLVYDHVKQEIQCMVHLRVSEEDTEESLQIKYAKAGARLVALRDHIMHTAIPSDLRLQQLNKISQMENLESSSKPSQVGEVAKKPVTSSLQSNMTLSEYETMISKAKEYIASGDIFQVVLSQRMTMKTDVDPFAVYRMLRTTNPSPYLYYLPLGSATLVGASPEVLVKVQNNKVEVRPIAGTRKRGATNEEDLALEQELLADPKELAEHHMLVDLARNDVGRVSKYGTVKVENPLHVDRYSHVMHIVSDVSGEMREDLDCFDALLAAFPAGTVSGAPKLRAMEIIAELERDARHTYAGSICYFSFTGNLDSCITIRTLLFTQDQVHIQAGGGIVADSVAELEYQEAMNKAAAMVKALEKAEQLFQPKGVALC; this is translated from the coding sequence ATGTTAGAACCCACATTTCAAGAGGTGCAGCACTATGCATCTACACACAATTTTATTCCGATTCGTCTTACCCTTTTAGCTGATCAGGAAACGCCGATCAGTTTGTATCAAAAATGTACGGAAGAAGCAGCTTTCCTACTAGAAAGTGTGGAAGGAGGGGGACATTGGTCTAGGTACTCCTTTATAGGACTACGCCCCTTTTTGCGGTTAGAAGCTATTGATCAGAAGGTGACGCTTCTCAAAGAGTCGGGGGAGCGAGAGCAGTGTAACCGAAATCCCATGGAAGTGCTACGAGAACTATGTCAGCAGTATAGAGCACCTTCCATTCATGATTTTCCGCCGTTGACAGGTGGAGCAATCGGATATTTAGGATACAATACATTGCGCTATGTAGAGACGCAATTGCCTAAGCACCAGAACCACCCCCTCGATATCCCGGATATGCACGTCGTCTTTGTAGATGAAATGCTTGTTTATGATCATGTAAAGCAAGAGATTCAATGCATGGTTCATCTCAGGGTTTCTGAGGAGGACACAGAAGAATCGCTACAGATCAAGTATGCAAAGGCTGGAGCGCGTTTGGTTGCTCTACGTGATCACATCATGCATACAGCTATCCCGAGTGATTTAAGGCTACAGCAGCTAAACAAAATAAGTCAGATGGAGAATTTGGAGTCATCGAGCAAGCCAAGTCAGGTAGGCGAAGTAGCCAAGAAGCCAGTGACAAGCAGTTTGCAAAGTAACATGACTCTCTCAGAGTACGAGACGATGATCTCCAAAGCAAAAGAGTATATTGCGAGTGGTGATATCTTTCAGGTTGTTCTTTCTCAGCGTATGACGATGAAGACGGATGTGGACCCGTTTGCTGTTTATCGAATGCTGAGAACTACTAATCCTTCTCCTTACCTGTATTACCTACCATTGGGATCAGCGACTCTGGTCGGGGCATCACCGGAAGTTCTGGTAAAAGTTCAGAACAACAAGGTTGAAGTTCGTCCGATAGCTGGTACTCGCAAACGCGGAGCAACTAACGAGGAAGATTTGGCGTTAGAGCAAGAATTGTTGGCCGATCCTAAAGAATTGGCTGAACATCATATGTTAGTAGATTTGGCCCGAAATGATGTAGGGAGAGTTTCCAAGTACGGTACCGTAAAGGTGGAAAATCCCTTACATGTGGATCGTTACTCGCATGTGATGCATATTGTCTCAGATGTGTCCGGAGAAATGCGTGAAGATTTGGATTGTTTTGATGCTCTTCTGGCCGCTTTCCCTGCTGGCACCGTGTCTGGTGCTCCTAAATTGCGAGCGATGGAAATCATTGCAGAATTGGAGCGTGATGCCCGGCACACCTATGCAGGTTCCATTTGCTACTTTAGCTTTACAGGCAATTTGGATAGCTGCATCACGATTCGTACCCTGCTGTTTACACAGGATCAGGTGCATATACAAGCAGGGGGTGGCATCGTCGCTGATTCGGTAGCAGAGCTAGAATATCAAGAAGCGATGAATAAGGCAGCAGCCATGGTCAAAGCGCTAGAAAAAGCAGAGCAACTCTTTCAACCAAAGGGGGTAGCGTTATGCTAA